One segment of Pogoniulus pusillus isolate bPogPus1 chromosome 26, bPogPus1.pri, whole genome shotgun sequence DNA contains the following:
- the RUBCN gene encoding run domain Beclin-1-interacting and cysteine-rich domain-containing protein isoform X1 — translation MEVGPRDGRADSRKEHWKLLGNLKTTVEGLVSTSNPNVWSKYGGLERLCRDMHSILYHGLIHDKVCCRQKDYWQFVKDICWLSPGSAHHLEKFISLQESRQLDSEGPGDQAIAQLWLQHSLQCHCLSVQLRPLLGNRQYIRKFYSDTAFLLSDAHVTAMLQCLEAVEQNNPRLLAQIDASMLAGTSLPSLCASDLPAGTREMCDNTEGYESHLPGALGCQDRFPESLLTRKNDGAPPVTKSQSLTALPASPYVSAAGCMQQHCFGSFSSLHHQASSGLSDRRPASSSVSSSASQPQDHCPSSRSSSFSEGRSPLEQPGSVNHFHIPSPKDPFSPASEMSSSTTSQSEDTWTGSQDDPQSDVNDGPEYLAIGNLGRRGRARSSASTNSTKSSSSKLFSSSSSQKLDSVSSLGEQGASGGESRGLSLLRRSSFSEGQSSAPQSILKKSHVRSHSDTNVASGRLHGGLRDITIIIEDPVAESHGDPGGGRGPVSASTQSSELSTPSSLYMEYDSGQYLSSGEGMFRRPSEGQSLISYLSEQDFGSCADLEKENAHFSISESLIAAIELMKCNMMNRQLEEEEEDSDKEIQELKQKIRIRRQQIRTRHLFPTCQEMGLDSLVATDSESQFSSHGSMRLSDSGSVEDVEEYEIQDGNDGSNLTQMSKNGLSVSMASLFSDADIKRNPDSSRKSFLSSESISHSFLNSNSAEAVAMGLLKQFEGMQLPAASELEWLVPEHDAPQKLLPIPDSLPISPDDGEHADIYKLRIRVRGNLEWAPPRPQIIFNIHPAPTRKVAVAKQNYRCTGCGIRTDPDYIKRLRYCEYLGKYFCQCCHENAQMVIPSRILRKWDFSKYCVSNFSKDLLSKIWSDPLFNVQDINPALYRKVKPLNQVWLLRIQLFHMKNMFKTCRLAKDLLDAFDAVPGHLTEDLHLYSLSDLSATKKGDLVPRLAELLRAGSLHVEKCMLCQAKGFICEFCQNESDIIFPFELNKCRTCEECKACYHKSCFKSSHCPRCERLQARRELLAKQSMESYVSDYEDELEQPEVVAAT, via the exons ATGGAGGTCGGGCCCCGCGACGGGCGCGCGGACAGCAG GAAGGAACATTGGAAGCTGCTGGGCAACCTGAAGACCACAGTGGAAGGTTTGGTGTCCACTAGCAATCCGAATGTGTGGTCCAAGTATGGTGGCTTGGAACGGCTCTGCAGAGACATGCACAGCATCCTCTACCATGGGCTGATCCACGATAAG gtgtgctgcaggcagaaggaTTACTGGCAGTTTGTGAAGGACATTTGTTGGCTGAGTCCTGGCTCTGCACATCACCTGGAGAAG TTCATCAGCCTTCAGGAGAGCAGACAGCTTGACTCGGAGGGCCCAGGGGACCAGGCCATtgcacagctgtggctgcagcacagcctgcagtgccACTGCCTATCAGTGCAGCTGAGACCGCTCCTGGGGAACCGGCAATACATCAGGAAATTTTACTCAG ACACTGCCTTCCTGCTCAGTGACGCGCACGTTACAGCCatgctgcagtgcctggaggcTGTCGAGCAGAACAACCCCAGGCTTCTGGCTCAGATTGACGCCTCCATG CTGGCTGGCACGTCACTGCCTTCCCTGTGCGCTTCGGATCTTCCTGCTGGGACAAGAGAGATGTGTGACAACACTGAAGGATATGAGAGCCATCTGCCTGGGGCACTGGGCTGCCAGGATCGCTTCCCTGAGAGCCTG CTTACCAGGAAGAATGATGGTGCACCTCCAGTGACCAAGAGCCAGAGCCTGACTGCCCTTCCTGCATCCCCATatgtctctgctgcaggctgtatgcagcagcactgctttgggtCCTTCTCTAGCCTACACCATcaggcctcctctggcctctcag ACAGGAGACCAGCGAGCTCCTCTGTCAGCTCCAGTGCCAGCCAGCCTCAGGACCACTGCCCATCCAGCCGTTCCTCCTCCTTCAGTGAGGGCAGGTCCCCTCTGGAACAGCCTGGGTCTGTCAACCACTTTCACATCCCTTCGCCCAAAGaccccttctctccagccagtgagatgagctccagcaccaccagccaGAGCGAGGACACTTGGACAGGGAGTCAGGATGATCCCCAGAGCGATGTTAACGATGGCCCAGAGTACCTGGCCATTGGGAACTTAGGGCGCCGGGGCCGGGCACGTAGCAGTGCCAGTACCAACAGCACCAAGAGCAGTAGCTCCAagctcttctcctccagcagctcccagaagcTGGACTCTGTCTCCTCCTtaggggagcagggagcaagTGGAGGTGAAAGCAGAGGCCTGAGCTTGTTGCGCCGGTCCAGCTTCTCAGAGGGACAGTCATCAGCTCCGCAGAGCATCCTCAAGAAGAGCCACGTGCGCTCACACTCGGACACCAACGTGGCTTCGGGGAGGCTGCACG GAGGCCTCAGGGATATCACCATTATAATAGAAGATCCAGTGGCAG AGTCCCATGGAGATCcaggtggagggagaggacCAGTCTCTGCTTCCACACAGAGTAGTGAACTGAGCACACCAAGCTCCCTCTACATGGAGTATG ACTCTGGACAGTATCTCAGCTCGGGGGAAGGGATGTTCAGAAGACCCTCAGAAGGGCAGTCCCTCATCAGCTACCTCTCAGAGCAGGACTTTGGCAGCTGTGCAGACCTGGAGAAG GAGAATGCCCACTTTAGCATCTCAGAGTCCCTGATTGCTGCCATTGAGCTGATGAAATGCAACATGATGAACcggcagctggaggaggaggaggaggacagcgACAAGGAGATCCAGGAGCTCAAACAAAAGATTCGCATTCGACGCCAGCAGATCCGTACCAGGCACCTGTTCCCCACCTGCCAGGAGATGGGCTTAGACA GTCTTGTGGCAACGGACAGTGAGTCCCAGTTCAGCTCCCACGGCTCCATGCGGCTCTCTGACTCTGGCTCTGTGGAGGATGTGGAAGAATATGAGATTCAAG ATGGTAACGATGGATCTAACCTGACTCAAATGTCCAAGAACGGCCTCTCAGTGTCAATGGCTTCCTTGTTCTCAG ATGCAGACATCAAGAGGAACCCAGACTCCAGCAGGAAGTCCTTTCTCTCCTCGGAATCCAT ATCCCACTCCTTCCTCAATTCCAACTCGGCAGAGGCCGTGGCCATGGGCTTGCTGAAGCAATTTGAGGGcatgcagctcccagctgcctctgAATTGGAGTGGCTGGTCCCTGAGCACGACGCTCCACAAAAG ctcctgcccatcccCGACTCTCTGCCCATCTCTCCTGATGATGGAGAACATGCTGACATCTACAAGCTGAGGATTCGGGTGCGTGGAAATCTGGAGTGGGCCCCACCGCGACCACAGATCATCTTCAACATTCATCCAGCCCCAAC gaggaaggtggCTGTGGCCAAACAGAATTACCGATGCACAGGCTGTGGCATCCGAACTGATCCTG ATTACATCAAGCGGCTGCGATACTGCGAGTACCTGGGGAAGTACTTCTGCCAGTGCTGCCACGAGAACGCCCAGATGGTCATCCCCAGCCGCATCCTGCGCAAGTGGGACTTCAGCAAGTACTGCGTGAGCAACTTCTCCAAAGACCTGCTGAGCAAGATCTGGAGTGATCCCCTCTTTAATGTGCAGGATATTAATCCTGCCCTCTACCGGAAAGTGAAGCCTCTCAACCAAGTGTGG ctgctgcgaATCCAGCTTTTCCACATGAAGAACATGTTTAAGACGTGCCGGCTGGCTAAAGA CCTCCTCGATGCCTTTGATGCAGTGCCTGGCCACTTGACAGAGGATTTGCACCTCTACTCCCTGAGCGATCTCAGTGCCACAAAGAAGGGAGACCTGGTGCCCCGCCTGGCAGAGCTCCTGAGGGCAGGCAGCCTGCACGTTGAGAAGTGCATG CTGTGCCAAGCCAAAGGCTTCATCTGCGAGTTTTGCCAGAATGAGAGTGACATCATCTTCCCCTTTGAGCTCAACAAATGCAGGACATGTGAAG